Proteins found in one Methanospirillum hungatei JF-1 genomic segment:
- a CDS encoding replication factor C small subunit gives MEETHAIWIEKYRPRVLEDIIGQQEIIERLRSYVAKREMPHLLFTGNAGTGKTTAAVALAREFFGEDWQMNFRELNASDERGIDVVRNQIKQFARTSPFGGSTFKILFLDEADALTTDAQSALRRTMETYAQTCRFILSCNYSAKIIDPIQSRCAIYRFRPLGRQAVSEMVKRISADQNLTVTEEVIDAIFYVAQGDMRKAINALQGAAILGRDISPDMIFAITATARPEEIDDLIDLSLAGNFLGAGSSLQALLHDRGIAPQELISQLYRAVVKRDLPEAVKVRLIDSLGETDFRLSEGAGSDIQMQSLIAKFVMYGGRNSR, from the coding sequence ATGGAAGAGACACACGCCATTTGGATAGAGAAATACAGGCCACGGGTTTTGGAAGATATCATCGGACAACAGGAGATAATTGAAAGGCTTCGTTCATATGTAGCGAAGCGTGAGATGCCGCATCTGCTCTTTACCGGAAATGCAGGAACCGGGAAGACAACCGCTGCAGTTGCTCTGGCACGTGAATTTTTTGGTGAAGACTGGCAGATGAATTTCCGCGAACTGAACGCATCTGATGAACGGGGTATCGATGTCGTTAGAAATCAGATCAAGCAGTTTGCCCGGACTTCGCCTTTTGGCGGATCAACATTTAAAATTCTCTTCCTTGATGAGGCTGATGCCCTGACAACTGATGCACAGTCTGCTCTTCGCCGGACAATGGAGACCTATGCACAAACGTGCCGGTTTATTCTCTCCTGTAACTATTCGGCGAAAATTATTGATCCCATTCAGAGCAGATGTGCAATTTACCGCTTCAGACCGCTCGGGCGACAGGCTGTTTCTGAAATGGTGAAACGGATAAGTGCTGATCAAAACCTCACGGTGACAGAAGAAGTCATTGATGCAATATTTTACGTCGCTCAGGGAGATATGAGGAAAGCTATTAATGCATTGCAGGGTGCAGCGATTCTTGGCAGGGATATCAGTCCGGATATGATCTTTGCAATAACAGCAACGGCACGTCCGGAAGAGATTGATGACCTTATTGACCTCAGTCTTGCCGGTAATTTTCTGGGAGCGGGGAGTTCTCTTCAGGCCTTACTTCATGACCGTGGCATTGCCCCTCAGGAGCTCATTAGTCAGTTATACCGTGCGGTGGTCAAACGGGATCTCCCCGAGGCGGTGAAGGTCCGGCTTATTGATTCACTCGGAGAGACGGATTTCCGGTTATCAGAAGGAGCCGGAAGTGATATCCAGATGCAATCCCTTATTGCAAAATTTGTGATGTACGGTGGTAGGAACAGTCGGTAA
- a CDS encoding CheR family methyltransferase → MSDVLDEAAIGTIRDFILANTGILFDDRHTHDLCRHIASACTDLKIPLETCVQQVNDSSFQVRFLEILVNYITIGETYFFRDKNLFLFLRDSLLPDLIRSRRQEHKLYLRIWSAACSSGEEPYSLAILLRYLLVDVDDWDIYLLATDINQHMLNRAQEGLYSRWSFRDDPLIPIGSYFSPTPDNRMKIDDSVRTMVRFERMNLIHDSSFYNALGPSSLDLILCRNVLMYFSPEQSGEVVSHLVTSLRTGGFLIVSPQEIGIVQGQFIRMHHHGSVFLHEKVDQNNLVAAEKISPSLSTTFYSDESVPVTRVIEGDLFHEPDIHDIPDFPGDIFLDEENKPGDSSGVVYLLEPDDEGFDRLISENRLEEAGKMISQSAPQSSPHWIRQMEILIRAYAGNGEYDKALGWSDRLIAADVLNPRPYLLKAAVLDEQGLYNHSLQSLRQSLYAFPDYLPAHLAIAGIYKKTGRPDLARHHYELAIHILDSKDEDTILEETEGIPARKMKDMIQMLLGG, encoded by the coding sequence ATGAGCGATGTTCTGGATGAAGCAGCTATCGGGACAATCAGGGATTTTATCCTAGCTAACACCGGGATTTTGTTTGATGATCGGCATACCCATGATCTGTGTCGACACATCGCTTCTGCCTGCACTGATCTGAAAATTCCCCTCGAAACCTGTGTTCAGCAGGTGAATGATTCATCATTTCAGGTTCGTTTCCTTGAAATCCTGGTTAATTACATTACCATTGGAGAGACCTACTTTTTCAGGGATAAGAACCTCTTTCTTTTCCTCCGCGATTCATTGCTTCCTGATCTCATCCGGTCACGAAGACAGGAACACAAATTATATCTTCGGATCTGGAGTGCTGCATGCAGTAGCGGGGAAGAGCCCTATTCCCTTGCAATCCTGCTCCGGTATCTGCTTGTAGACGTAGATGACTGGGATATTTACTTACTTGCGACTGATATTAACCAGCATATGCTCAATCGTGCCCAGGAAGGCCTTTATTCCCGATGGTCTTTCAGGGATGATCCACTTATTCCGATTGGGTCATATTTTTCTCCGACTCCAGACAACCGGATGAAAATTGATGATTCTGTCAGAACCATGGTTCGTTTTGAACGGATGAATTTAATTCATGACTCTTCCTTTTATAATGCTCTGGGACCGTCATCCCTGGATCTCATTCTGTGCAGAAATGTCCTCATGTATTTTTCACCAGAACAATCAGGTGAAGTCGTCAGTCATCTGGTAACCTCCCTTCGGACCGGAGGTTTCCTCATTGTTTCTCCCCAGGAAATAGGGATAGTCCAGGGTCAGTTTATCAGGATGCATCACCATGGCTCAGTTTTTCTTCATGAAAAGGTTGATCAGAACAACCTAGTCGCTGCTGAAAAAATTTCTCCATCCTTATCTACCACATTCTATAGTGATGAATCCGTACCGGTAACAAGGGTGATCGAAGGAGATCTTTTTCATGAACCGGATATTCATGATATACCCGACTTTCCTGGTGACATATTTCTGGATGAAGAGAATAAACCTGGTGATTCTTCTGGGGTGGTCTATCTTCTCGAACCTGATGATGAGGGATTCGATCGTCTTATTTCCGAGAACCGTCTTGAAGAGGCCGGTAAGATGATCTCCCAATCCGCACCTCAGTCTTCTCCTCACTGGATCAGGCAGATGGAGATATTAATCAGGGCGTACGCAGGAAATGGAGAATATGATAAGGCACTTGGCTGGAGTGACCGGCTTATTGCTGCAGATGTTTTAAATCCCCGGCCATATCTGTTAAAGGCAGCAGTTCTTGATGAACAGGGGCTGTACAATCACTCTCTTCAGTCACTTCGACAATCGTTATATGCATTTCCTGATTATCTTCCCGCCCATCTTGCTATAGCAGGGATTTATAAAAAAACAGGCAGGCCTGATCTCGCCAGGCATCATTATGAACTGGCGATTCATATTCTGGATTCAAAGGATGAAGATACGATCCTTGAAGAGACAGAGGGAATACCTGCTCGGAAGATGAAAGATATGATTCAGATGCTTCTCGGGGGATGA
- a CDS encoding tetratricopeptide repeat protein translates to MHTNEKELIMQRAAYHAKCEEFDMALSCIQMIIDEDPEDSVAWYNKGYTLHLSGKFDEARDLFLNLHSRFPEKADVCFEIGRIALKRGDLSEAEEYFTKCIALEPLRPEPRIELGKMWYDSGYYHKSADSFTEALVFDPDNPEIRTYLGLISHKLDKPEEAERWFRESLDYDPDNTETLFYCARLYEEMGRWEDELWCYNRLIEIDPEQVIPWLKKGMLYLSRDDLSMAVSFFRMASRLDADSHLPHLLLGLVYSTLDRHEEAIASLEKAVLLSDEPDILLQYGRVLGACNRYEDALDVFDSVLMQRPGDPNAAEGYARSLYHLQRWDDLVSFCEKERGEDPDNSFWITTLARVWGWHLSEVDKAVTILYKWLDQYNGTQISLVLADLLVHSEQFEEARTLLSALLENKPEDYQILFRYASLLAQIKEFEKAAEQFELLLHQRPADGHLAYLAGQACEQSGDPDRALEFFTRAVTSIPDSAEIWLSRARVLFELGQFAESAVNAAQAASLNPDWSDAFLLKGMSEIHAEEYDKARISLTCVTTLDPENPDGWRNLGDVLLLAGEEAAARICYERTLTLDPEDLRAQDGYKVCTDILIGRSSSDQSEEPISDEHQ, encoded by the coding sequence ATGCACACGAATGAAAAAGAACTGATAATGCAGAGAGCCGCTTATCATGCAAAATGTGAAGAATTTGATATGGCTCTCTCATGCATTCAGATGATTATCGATGAAGATCCCGAGGACTCTGTTGCGTGGTATAATAAAGGGTACACTCTCCATCTGTCTGGAAAATTTGATGAAGCCAGAGACCTGTTTTTAAATCTCCATTCCCGGTTCCCGGAGAAAGCTGATGTCTGCTTTGAGATTGGACGAATTGCACTCAAGAGAGGAGATCTCAGTGAAGCAGAAGAATACTTTACCAAGTGCATTGCATTAGAACCTCTCCGACCGGAACCCAGAATTGAACTTGGAAAGATGTGGTATGACTCGGGGTATTATCATAAATCTGCAGATTCATTTACTGAGGCACTGGTTTTTGATCCTGATAACCCGGAAATCCGGACCTATCTGGGTTTGATATCTCATAAACTTGATAAACCTGAAGAGGCCGAACGATGGTTTCGCGAATCCCTCGACTATGATCCTGATAATACAGAAACTTTGTTTTATTGTGCCAGGCTCTATGAGGAGATGGGTCGATGGGAGGATGAACTCTGGTGTTATAACCGGCTCATAGAAATTGACCCTGAACAGGTCATCCCCTGGCTAAAAAAAGGGATGCTTTATCTTTCACGGGATGATCTTTCCATGGCAGTATCATTTTTCCGGATGGCTTCCCGGCTTGATGCAGACAGCCACCTCCCTCATCTGCTCCTCGGTCTTGTATACAGTACTCTGGACCGCCATGAAGAAGCAATTGCATCCCTTGAGAAAGCAGTATTATTGTCGGATGAACCAGATATTCTGCTCCAGTATGGCCGGGTCCTTGGGGCATGTAACCGGTACGAGGATGCTTTGGATGTTTTTGATTCAGTTCTGATGCAGCGTCCCGGCGATCCAAACGCTGCCGAAGGATATGCACGATCTTTATACCATCTACAACGATGGGATGATCTGGTGTCATTCTGTGAAAAAGAGAGAGGAGAAGATCCGGATAATTCCTTCTGGATAACAACCCTTGCCCGCGTATGGGGCTGGCATCTTTCAGAGGTTGATAAGGCTGTTACAATTCTGTATAAATGGCTGGATCAGTATAATGGAACTCAGATCTCACTCGTACTTGCCGATCTGCTGGTGCATTCAGAACAGTTTGAAGAGGCCAGAACTTTATTGTCTGCTCTACTTGAAAATAAACCAGAAGATTATCAGATTTTGTTTCGGTATGCCTCATTACTTGCCCAGATTAAGGAATTTGAAAAGGCTGCGGAGCAGTTTGAACTGCTCTTACATCAAAGACCTGCTGACGGGCATCTGGCATACCTTGCAGGTCAGGCCTGTGAACAGTCAGGGGATCCAGACCGGGCGCTCGAATTTTTCACCCGGGCGGTTACCAGTATACCTGATAGTGCTGAGATCTGGCTTTCCCGTGCACGGGTATTATTTGAACTCGGGCAATTTGCTGAATCTGCAGTAAATGCTGCACAGGCAGCCTCTTTGAATCCTGACTGGTCTGATGCATTTCTTCTAAAGGGGATGTCAGAGATCCATGCGGAAGAGTATGATAAAGCCCGGATAAGTCTGACCTGTGTCACCACTCTGGACCCTGAAAATCCGGATGGCTGGAGAAATTTAGGGGATGTCCTGCTTCTGGCGGGTGAAGAGGCAGCAGCACGTATCTGCTATGAACGGACACTTACCCTAGATCCGGAAGATCTCAGAGCACAGGATGGGTATAAAGTATGCACAGATATTCTCATCGGCAGGTCTTCTTCAGATCAATCTGAAGAACCTATATCGGATGAACATCAGTAA
- a CDS encoding chemotaxis protein CheW gives MVGTVGNPSFSQSSVCEDSKDILVFTVRNVRFGIPAVLLDHVIRMVAITPVDDPPRGIVGIINYHGDVLPVFSFRRYLSLDEKSPAIQDFLIIVKEERHMAIIAETISGVYHIEDEVISPEQLCAGMKGITGIYRCDDGLLIISHPKDLLGIEDQEKISAIREYLDL, from the coding sequence GTGGTAGGAACAGTCGGTAATCCCAGTTTTTCTCAATCTTCAGTCTGTGAAGATTCTAAAGATATCCTTGTTTTTACTGTCCGGAATGTACGGTTTGGTATTCCTGCTGTCCTTCTGGATCATGTCATCCGTATGGTTGCCATAACACCGGTGGATGATCCTCCCCGTGGCATTGTCGGGATTATCAATTATCATGGTGATGTCCTTCCGGTCTTCTCCTTCAGAAGATATCTCTCACTTGATGAGAAGTCACCTGCCATTCAGGATTTTTTAATCATCGTCAAGGAGGAGCGACATATGGCGATTATTGCAGAAACCATCTCCGGGGTATATCATATTGAGGATGAGGTCATCTCTCCTGAACAGCTCTGTGCTGGCATGAAGGGCATCACCGGCATATACCGGTGTGATGATGGTCTTTTGATTATTTCGCATCCGAAAGATCTGCTGGGTATTGAAGATCAGGAGAAAATCAGTGCCATAAGGGAATATCTTGATTTATGA
- a CDS encoding HAMP domain-containing methyl-accepting chemotaxis protein codes for MSINSFLNNINIGKKLFGGFILVILLMSLIIVTCLMSVNKLTDDVDQLYSEQTVPLMNVGNIEVGLHSIRSLVFRSLALPEEREQDHERLLAEIDKIEPIIEEMKKAGMNEEQYQYFLTFTNQWDRYKKAALQVFELEKSGKEREAKISIMNGGEHAEARRATEATFSALKDSLLHGAQKTIEAAEAEKNTLILIILVVGTGFGIISLLVAYILTRNITSPLTELMDVAVRIGRGDSTARVDLVRNDEIGVLGKTVNDMGTHIATMVEDAHSLSEAAVKGELAYRVDADKHEGDFQKIIAGMNSTLDAYVRPMGITAEYINEMAHGTIPPPITEPFAGSFEEIKINLNNLVNILNERNRDIELLISNGIAGNLDYRVDITKYSGYSRDMFGGINQMLDAIIGPLNIAAEYVERISYGDIPDKITEEARGDFSLIKNNLNQCIEAVNLMINDVRMLSEAAVEGRLDIRADTSRHQGDFRRIVEGVNKTLDAVIEPVHEAMRVSGEYAAGNFTARVDEKLHVKGEYVTFKEALNRIGIELSRMMTIINDELYRGVNVLSAASTEILSVTAQLSSSTAETASAVNETSATVEEVRKTSEVTNQKAKAVAEKSQAVNQVVKNGQASVEEIITGMNHINQQMESIASNVIRLSEQSQAIGEIIASVTDIAEQSNLLAVNASIEAAKAGEFGKGFGVVAQEIKTLAEQSKQATTNIRNILTDIQRGISSTVISTEQGTKTVATGMKLTKEAQEAILILNQGISDAARAGIQITASSQEQVVGMDQISIAMENIRTAAQNNLEVSRQVEKTARDLHDLGNSLKEITERFRV; via the coding sequence ATGAGCATCAATTCATTCTTAAATAACATTAACATCGGGAAAAAACTTTTCGGAGGCTTTATCCTCGTCATTCTTCTTATGTCGCTCATTATTGTGACATGTCTTATGAGTGTAAATAAACTGACCGATGATGTTGATCAACTCTATTCTGAACAGACAGTACCTCTGATGAATGTAGGAAATATCGAGGTCGGGCTTCATTCGATCCGATCTCTTGTATTTCGTTCCCTAGCCCTCCCTGAAGAACGGGAACAGGATCATGAGAGATTATTAGCAGAAATAGATAAAATAGAGCCTATCATCGAAGAGATGAAAAAGGCCGGTATGAATGAAGAACAATATCAGTATTTCCTCACATTCACGAATCAGTGGGATCGATATAAAAAAGCTGCTCTCCAGGTATTTGAACTGGAAAAAAGTGGGAAAGAACGGGAAGCAAAAATTTCCATCATGAATGGGGGAGAACATGCAGAGGCCAGACGTGCAACTGAAGCTACGTTCTCCGCTCTTAAAGATTCACTCCTGCATGGTGCACAAAAAACCATAGAGGCTGCTGAAGCAGAAAAGAATACCCTCATTCTTATTATACTTGTTGTCGGAACCGGTTTTGGAATTATTTCCTTGTTGGTTGCGTATATTCTTACCAGGAATATTACCAGTCCCTTAACTGAACTTATGGATGTGGCAGTAAGGATTGGGCGGGGAGATAGTACTGCACGTGTGGATCTGGTTCGGAATGATGAGATCGGAGTATTAGGTAAGACGGTTAATGACATGGGAACTCACATCGCTACTATGGTAGAGGATGCACACTCGCTTTCTGAAGCTGCAGTTAAGGGTGAGCTGGCATACCGCGTCGACGCTGATAAACATGAAGGAGACTTTCAGAAGATCATCGCCGGAATGAATTCAACGCTTGATGCATATGTCAGACCAATGGGGATCACTGCTGAGTATATTAATGAAATGGCCCATGGAACTATCCCCCCGCCCATTACTGAGCCGTTTGCGGGATCTTTTGAAGAAATAAAAATCAACCTGAACAATCTTGTTAACATTCTTAACGAAAGGAATCGTGACATTGAATTGCTTATTTCTAATGGTATTGCAGGTAATCTTGATTACCGCGTTGATATCACCAAATATTCCGGATACAGCAGAGATATGTTTGGGGGAATTAATCAGATGCTGGATGCGATCATCGGACCGCTGAATATTGCTGCTGAATATGTTGAACGGATTTCATATGGAGATATTCCTGATAAGATCACTGAGGAAGCAAGGGGGGACTTCTCTCTTATTAAGAACAATCTGAATCAGTGTATTGAAGCTGTCAATCTTATGATAAACGATGTCCGTATGCTTTCAGAAGCAGCGGTGGAAGGTCGGCTTGATATAAGGGCTGATACGTCACGCCATCAGGGAGACTTTAGAAGGATTGTGGAAGGAGTGAACAAAACCCTTGATGCCGTCATTGAACCGGTCCATGAGGCAATGCGTGTATCTGGTGAATATGCAGCAGGGAATTTTACTGCCCGTGTTGATGAGAAACTCCATGTCAAAGGTGAATATGTAACCTTTAAAGAAGCCCTGAACAGGATTGGTATTGAACTATCCAGAATGATGACGATCATAAATGATGAATTGTACCGGGGTGTAAATGTTCTATCTGCTGCATCCACAGAGATTTTATCAGTCACTGCTCAGCTGTCTTCCAGTACCGCAGAGACTGCGTCTGCAGTGAATGAAACTTCGGCAACTGTGGAAGAGGTACGGAAAACAAGTGAGGTTACCAATCAGAAAGCAAAGGCAGTTGCAGAAAAGTCACAAGCGGTTAACCAGGTTGTGAAGAACGGACAGGCATCGGTTGAAGAGATCATTACCGGTATGAATCATATCAACCAGCAGATGGAATCTATCGCTTCAAATGTCATTCGCCTGTCTGAACAGAGTCAGGCAATCGGTGAGATAATTGCGAGCGTTACTGATATTGCAGAACAATCAAATCTGCTTGCGGTGAATGCCTCGATTGAGGCAGCTAAGGCAGGAGAATTTGGAAAAGGATTTGGTGTTGTTGCACAGGAGATCAAAACCCTTGCTGAGCAGTCAAAGCAGGCAACAACAAATATCAGAAACATTCTGACTGATATTCAACGGGGCATCAGTTCGACGGTAATTTCTACTGAGCAGGGTACCAAGACCGTTGCAACGGGTATGAAACTGACAAAGGAGGCACAAGAAGCGATTTTAATTCTGAATCAGGGGATATCTGATGCTGCACGTGCCGGAATTCAGATTACTGCTTCAAGTCAGGAGCAGGTTGTGGGAATGGATCAGATCTCCATAGCCATGGAAAATATCAGAACGGCTGCACAAAATAATCTTGAAGTAAGCAGGCAGGTGGAAAAGACCGCTCGCGATCTCCATGACCTTGGGAATAGTCTGAAAGAGATTACTGAACGGTTCAGAGTCTGA
- a CDS encoding tetratricopeptide repeat protein has product MKIGAILPVLALLFLSVLTAGVVAEENATGSGWYDQGLTALENENYEEAISNFLKAVEEDPQNEQAYSKLGGSYLMTGDVESAIYAFQNVTNLNPENGVAWGNIGYLYLVGKEKPDPVPALEALTKAVEVKTDDPGIWTNYGIAQLLNTDSESALESFNKAIELMPDGSRAYYWKGITLSDLGQPEEALTAYEKAIELNPEFKDALYAKGIAESALGKFDEAEATFNQVLTIEGDYSEPFLTVGSDSDVWDRKGRILFEVRNNPDEALTAFNKAVELNPYNANALYYKGRVLYDQGDLTGAMEAFTAASEADPQMGVAHYWKGQVYIDQSDRSGAIAEFRTATELNPNLADAWYYLGGLLSDEGSYDEATTALDKMIELRPDLADPYYLKGLTQYQLENYQDAADSLEQATALNASQMTEDDRSKAYYTLGLARVQNEDNQGASEAFAKAVELNATNAVAWNDYGVVLNELENYEEALKAFNEAIKISDSEAEYYYNQGTTLVKLDKLDEAIAAFDKAVAIEPSPRAYLAKGLALITQENFEEALKAFESAIALDDTKADLWAQKAFALYKLNKMDEARAAVDKALSYDQEFKYALDLKELIENPEGGNVTPSQSDGETNVTEEVGEGTPASSS; this is encoded by the coding sequence ATGAAGATCGGAGCAATACTCCCGGTTCTTGCGTTACTTTTCCTGTCAGTGCTGACTGCAGGAGTTGTAGCAGAAGAGAATGCAACGGGATCCGGGTGGTATGATCAGGGGCTCACCGCTCTTGAGAATGAAAACTACGAAGAAGCTATCTCCAACTTTTTAAAAGCAGTCGAAGAAGATCCACAGAATGAACAGGCATACTCCAAACTTGGTGGATCTTACCTGATGACCGGTGATGTTGAATCTGCAATTTACGCATTTCAGAATGTAACCAATTTAAATCCTGAAAACGGAGTTGCATGGGGCAATATCGGATACCTATACCTCGTTGGAAAGGAAAAACCCGACCCGGTCCCGGCACTTGAAGCCCTGACGAAGGCTGTGGAGGTTAAAACCGATGATCCAGGAATCTGGACGAACTATGGTATTGCGCAGCTTCTCAATACCGACTCAGAATCTGCACTTGAATCATTCAATAAAGCTATTGAACTTATGCCTGATGGTTCCCGTGCATATTACTGGAAAGGAATTACACTCTCTGATCTTGGTCAGCCAGAGGAAGCCCTGACTGCATATGAGAAGGCAATCGAATTGAATCCTGAATTTAAAGATGCCCTGTATGCAAAAGGTATTGCAGAAAGTGCACTGGGTAAATTTGATGAAGCAGAAGCAACCTTTAACCAGGTACTCACCATAGAGGGAGATTACTCTGAACCATTCCTGACCGTCGGAAGCGATTCTGATGTCTGGGACCGGAAGGGACGTATCCTCTTTGAAGTCCGGAACAATCCTGATGAAGCACTTACCGCCTTTAACAAGGCAGTTGAACTGAACCCCTACAATGCAAACGCGCTCTATTACAAGGGTCGGGTTCTCTATGACCAGGGAGATCTAACCGGAGCAATGGAAGCATTTACTGCAGCATCAGAAGCAGATCCCCAGATGGGTGTTGCACATTACTGGAAGGGACAGGTATACATTGACCAGAGCGACAGATCAGGAGCGATTGCAGAATTCAGAACTGCAACTGAGTTAAATCCGAATCTTGCTGATGCATGGTACTATCTTGGTGGTCTGTTAAGTGACGAAGGCTCGTATGATGAAGCAACAACAGCACTTGACAAGATGATTGAACTGAGACCTGATCTTGCTGATCCATATTACCTGAAAGGTCTGACTCAATATCAACTTGAAAACTACCAGGATGCTGCTGACTCACTTGAACAGGCAACTGCACTCAATGCATCTCAGATGACTGAAGATGATCGCTCTAAGGCATACTATACGCTTGGACTGGCACGTGTTCAGAATGAAGATAATCAGGGGGCCTCAGAAGCCTTTGCAAAGGCTGTTGAACTCAATGCAACCAATGCGGTCGCATGGAATGATTATGGTGTTGTCCTGAATGAGCTTGAAAACTATGAGGAAGCACTGAAAGCCTTTAATGAAGCGATAAAGATCTCTGACTCTGAAGCAGAATACTACTATAACCAGGGAACCACTCTTGTAAAACTGGACAAGCTCGATGAGGCGATCGCAGCATTTGATAAGGCAGTCGCGATTGAACCAAGTCCACGTGCATATCTTGCAAAGGGATTGGCATTAATCACCCAGGAGAACTTCGAAGAAGCTCTGAAGGCATTTGAATCAGCAATAGCACTTGATGATACCAAAGCTGACCTGTGGGCACAGAAGGCATTTGCTCTCTACAAACTGAACAAGATGGATGAGGCACGGGCCGCAGTCGATAAGGCCCTCTCCTATGATCAGGAATTCAAATATGCCCTTGACCTCAAGGAGCTTATTGAGAATCCTGAAGGCGGAAATGTCACTCCGTCACAGTCTGATGGAGAAACAAATGTAACTGAAGAGGTTGGGGAAGGAACCCCTGCATCCTCCAGCTAA
- a CDS encoding chemotaxis protein CheW — MEQMLNQDNRDESEILLERARILAKPLEKEEKMGEGVEVLSFMLNGERYCVSMEYVREVTQLRHLTSLPGTPDFILGIISIRGRVISVTDLRVFFDLPRKGLSDYNKIIVLSGEGMEFAVLADQVDGVSWQNLSHLTPPPDTIRGIGKEFLIGVFPGPLILINSRVILTHPKLIVDRSRDKER, encoded by the coding sequence ATGGAACAGATGTTAAACCAGGATAACCGCGACGAGTCTGAAATTTTACTGGAGCGTGCCCGTATACTGGCAAAGCCTCTGGAAAAAGAAGAGAAGATGGGAGAAGGAGTTGAAGTTCTTTCTTTTATGCTCAATGGTGAACGGTATTGTGTATCCATGGAGTATGTGAGAGAAGTAACCCAACTTCGTCATTTAACTTCTCTTCCAGGTACTCCTGATTTTATTTTAGGGATTATCAGTATCAGAGGCCGTGTCATTTCAGTTACTGATTTACGAGTTTTTTTTGACCTCCCAAGAAAGGGACTCTCTGATTACAATAAAATTATCGTTCTTTCGGGAGAGGGGATGGAATTTGCAGTCCTTGCAGATCAAGTGGACGGTGTTTCATGGCAAAACCTTTCTCATCTGACTCCTCCTCCTGACACAATCCGGGGTATTGGAAAGGAATTTCTGATCGGTGTGTTTCCTGGTCCTCTCATCCTGATAAACAGCCGGGTAATTCTTACTCATCCCAAGCTTATCGTTGATCGTTCACGAGATAAGGAGCGTTAA